Within the Pirellulales bacterium genome, the region ATCAACGTCGGCCCGCGCGCAGCATGGCGGGCCACCGCGTAACCCATGCGCAAACTGGCCACCGCGTCGTCGTATCTTCCCTCGGCGATTCCCAGACGCGCTTTGGCTGCTAGCAGACGCGCGATGTTGCGAAGCTCTTGCAGCTCCGGAAGCATAATTGAATAAGGAATCCGTTCGCGCACCGGCATCTGCCAATCGCATTCTTCGCGTAGCGTCGCCAACTCGACCTCCTGGAGCACGCTGCCCCAGCGGGAAACCACGACCGCCATTTCAGCACGCGGCAGTTTGTCGAGCGGCATGTCAGCCCATTCGCTGGCACGTTGTGCATCGTTCTTGGCGTCCGCCTGTTGCTGCCACATTAACGCCGCCTTGTTGTAGAAGACCGCCGCATTACCAGGCCGCAGATCGATCAGCGTCGGCAACAGCCGGTATCGCAGCGCCGGACGCGGCTCGCCCGCCGGATGGATCGATAGGCGAATTGGGGGCGGCCGATCGTCGCCTTGCGACGGCGGCCCTTGCGACGGCGGCTCGTCGCCCAACGTCATCGAGGGCACGGTGGTCGCCGCGAGCAGGCCCGTCGTTATCGCGATGCCAAGATAAAAGCCAATACGCATATTTATCTCCCTGCAAATCTCATCCTTCGTTCGAAACAACTGTTGGTGGACTGTACGCGGCCTGGGTCAACCATCGTGCAACAAGCTGTCGAGCAAGTCGCGGTAGCTTGCCGGAGCGCCGCCTTCGCTGCCGCCTGAGTTCCGGCTGCTAGGCCAACTCTCGATGCCCATCGCCAACACCCGGTCGCGAAGACCGAGATAACTCTGGTCCAATCGCTTGGCCGACGCGGAAGGCGGCGCAACGGTCGCCAACCGATCGGACGTCGCGGGTGTCGTAGTCGCTTTGCGCTCGTTCGTGTCCGACCAAGCCGGCTTTTCGGATTTCTCCTGCGTTAGGTAGACAATCTTCTCCACGACCCTCGGCGCCGGGCGAAGGGCGACGACGATCAGCAGGCTGGCGGCCAGGGCCGTCATCGCCGAGAATGCCGCCGGCCAGGCCCAACCGCGGCGTCCCGGTTCAATTGGAGACAACGATGCCGACGCCTGCCCGGCCAGAAACATCATGCGGTCGCGGTCCAACGCTGCGGCCCGCGGACTCAAGGCGGCCAGGTCGGCCTCGAAGCGCTGCAAAGAATGGTCCGATGCAGAATCGGCCCGTTTCACTTCATCAGGTTCGTCTTGCGGACGCATGTTGGTTCCAATCTTTCTCGCAATGCTTCCAGACCGGCCTCGTACCAGCGATGAGCGCTGCTTGACGACGTGCCGATCAAGTCACCTATTTCTTGAAACGACAGCCCGCCCCACAGCCGGGCCACGATCACCTCGCGTTGCTCCACGGGCAGCGTCGCGAGACAGCGTGCCGCCTCGGCGGCATCGAGCCGGTCGCCTTCGGCCGGCTCGAAGCAGTCGTCCGCTCTTTGGGCCGCCACCGTCTCGTGCTTTCGCCGACGCCGAGCGCCGCGGGCTGCGCCGATCGCCCCGTTGCGCACGACGCGGTACAACCAGGGCAGGAGCTTCTCAGGTGCCTGCCGCTGACGGGCAAGTTGGATCAACGCCTCCTGGACCACGTCCTCCGGCGACGAGCACCATTGCCGGGCATAGAGCACCAGCGCCGGGCCATGCTCGTCCAACACTCGCCCGAGAAGTTCCGGTGCCACATCCGACATTTGGCCGTGTTCCTGCTCGTCGTCGCTTCTAAAGTAAGACGCCGCCCGCCCAGCTTTGTCCCACAATTCCGCACCGCTGGCCAGCTACGCAGCGCGTTCCCGAACCGGGAAGTGGCACGCCGGGCCACATCGCTTGGCCACGAGTTCGTGACGCGCCGTGATGGATCGCTATACTGAATGTCCTGTCCCGGCACGCGT harbors:
- a CDS encoding sigma-70 family RNA polymerase sigma factor translates to MSDVAPELLGRVLDEHGPALVLYARQWCSSPEDVVQEALIQLARQRQAPEKLLPWLYRVVRNGAIGAARGARRRRKHETVAAQRADDCFEPAEGDRLDAAEAARCLATLPVEQREVIVARLWGGLSFQEIGDLIGTSSSSAHRWYEAGLEALRERLEPTCVRKTNLMK